A genomic stretch from Schaalia odontolytica includes:
- a CDS encoding FadR/GntR family transcriptional regulator translates to MDAIKSYILRHGLHPGDRLPTESALCADLGVSRSSVREALRRLQALDIVTVRQGSGSYVGEMSMQPLVETLVLRAALDEINGAQSLHSIIDTRRALDLGIAVPLTRAMKGTKNPHLWALVEAMTAYAHSGSTYLEQDIAFHSGLLAYVENELMHQLVAAMWLVHQSVTPQLAAASRQEMEDTAEAHAAILRACEAGDVEAYAAAVDAHYAPLLAIIEGR, encoded by the coding sequence ATGGATGCAATCAAGTCCTATATTCTGCGACACGGATTACACCCAGGCGACCGACTCCCAACAGAATCGGCACTGTGCGCCGACCTTGGCGTTTCACGCTCCTCCGTGAGAGAAGCGCTACGTCGACTCCAGGCTCTCGACATCGTGACGGTCCGTCAGGGTTCCGGTTCCTACGTGGGAGAGATGTCCATGCAGCCGCTCGTCGAGACCCTCGTTCTGCGCGCCGCCCTCGACGAAATCAACGGCGCACAGTCTCTGCACTCGATCATCGACACCCGTCGCGCCCTGGACCTCGGGATCGCAGTTCCCCTCACGCGGGCCATGAAGGGCACGAAGAACCCGCACCTGTGGGCGCTCGTCGAGGCCATGACTGCATACGCCCACTCAGGCTCGACCTACCTCGAGCAGGATATCGCCTTCCACTCGGGCCTCCTGGCCTACGTCGAGAACGAGCTCATGCATCAGCTGGTGGCCGCCATGTGGCTCGTCCACCAGAGCGTCACCCCCCAGCTGGCAGCAGCGTCGCGCCAGGAAATGGAAGACACCGCCGAGGCCCACGCGGCCATCCTGCGGGCATGCGAAGCCGGAGATGTCGAGGCGTACGCCGCGGCAGTCGACGCGCACTACGCCCCGCTTCTCGCGATCATCGAAGGTCGCTAG
- a CDS encoding ABC transporter substrate-binding protein — protein MRMRKHFATGAALTAAAAMILTACGGGSSTTTSSGGGSTASEGPKGTVTAGVAYETTDYGPITTSALGMGANWQVLEGLYRFNMADYSVSPALAAGDPVKVSDTEYEVKLRDGAKFSDGTPVTAADFVSSYERATSEKSIYRQFFTFVDSVEAKDDNTITIKLKHPFASLKERFVNVRVVPSSMDEDSLKAKPIGTGPYKYENITATEITAVPNENYTGNEPAKVATLKWQSLKDDSARLAAAIGGTIDVMEAVPASAQDQLKGAGWNVESKPGYGNPFLMFNTQKAPFDKPEVRRAILKSIDKKKLISSALEGQAVEATSFLPEANPAYKKPATDLSYDKDAASKLLSDAGVSGLEVNLVSTDHPWVLSLVPQIKSDLEALGLKVNHTQMASSDLYSNVTDVDNPTYDIVLAPGDPSVFGTDPGIIISWWNGDNVWTKKRDGWQTSDPESFNKLQSIMDEAVQLDGDAAKAKWGEAQDLLAEKTVIFPLVFRNMITGSNPNKVDGFQAISSTGLQLIGVSAK, from the coding sequence ATGCGAATGCGTAAACACTTCGCGACCGGCGCTGCGCTGACCGCAGCTGCCGCCATGATCCTGACCGCGTGCGGCGGCGGATCTTCCACCACCACGTCCTCCGGCGGCGGCTCCACGGCCTCCGAAGGACCGAAGGGTACCGTCACGGCCGGTGTCGCCTACGAGACCACCGACTACGGACCGATCACCACCTCGGCACTCGGCATGGGTGCGAACTGGCAGGTCCTCGAGGGCCTGTACCGTTTCAACATGGCCGACTACTCCGTCAGCCCCGCGCTGGCCGCCGGTGACCCCGTGAAGGTCTCCGACACCGAGTACGAGGTGAAGCTGCGCGACGGCGCGAAGTTCTCCGACGGCACCCCCGTGACCGCCGCTGACTTCGTGTCTTCCTACGAGCGTGCGACCTCCGAGAAGTCGATCTACCGTCAGTTCTTCACCTTCGTCGACTCTGTCGAAGCGAAGGATGACAACACGATCACGATCAAGCTCAAGCACCCCTTCGCCAGCCTGAAGGAGCGCTTCGTCAACGTGCGCGTCGTTCCCTCCTCGATGGACGAAGACTCGCTCAAGGCCAAGCCGATCGGCACCGGTCCCTACAAGTACGAGAACATCACGGCGACCGAGATCACCGCTGTTCCGAACGAGAACTACACCGGCAATGAGCCCGCGAAGGTTGCAACCCTGAAGTGGCAGTCCCTCAAGGATGACTCCGCCCGCCTCGCCGCGGCCATCGGTGGCACCATCGACGTCATGGAAGCCGTTCCCGCCTCCGCGCAGGATCAGCTCAAGGGCGCCGGTTGGAACGTCGAGTCCAAGCCCGGCTACGGCAACCCCTTCCTGATGTTCAACACGCAGAAGGCCCCCTTCGACAAGCCCGAGGTTCGCCGCGCGATCCTGAAGTCCATCGATAAAAAGAAGCTGATCAGCTCCGCGCTTGAGGGACAGGCCGTCGAGGCTACCTCCTTCCTACCCGAGGCCAACCCTGCCTACAAGAAGCCCGCCACCGATCTGTCCTACGACAAGGATGCCGCCTCCAAGCTCCTGAGCGATGCCGGCGTCTCCGGCCTCGAGGTCAACCTGGTGTCGACGGACCACCCGTGGGTCCTCTCCCTGGTTCCCCAGATCAAGTCCGACCTGGAGGCCCTCGGCCTGAAGGTCAACCACACGCAGATGGCTTCGTCCGACCTCTACTCCAACGTCACCGACGTTGACAACCCCACCTACGACATCGTGTTGGCCCCCGGCGACCCCTCGGTCTTCGGCACCGACCCCGGCATCATCATCTCCTGGTGGAACGGCGACAACGTCTGGACCAAGAAGCGTGACGGTTGGCAGACCTCGGACCCCGAGTCCTTCAACAAGCTGCAGTCGATCATGGACGAGGCCGTTCAGCTTGACGGCGACGCCGCCAAGGCCAAGTGGGGCGAAGCTCAGGATCTGCTCGCCGAGAAGACCGTGATCTTCCCGCTCGTTTTCCGCAACATGATCACCGGCTCCAACCCCAACAAGGTGGATGGATTCCAGGCGATCTCCTCGACCGGCCTGCAGCTGATCGGTGTGAGCGCTAAGTAA
- the rpmG gene encoding 50S ribosomal protein L33: MASKSQDVRPKITLACSECKERNYITKKNRRNTPDRLELAKYCPRCHKSTAHRETR; encoded by the coding sequence GTGGCAAGTAAGTCCCAGGACGTTCGCCCCAAGATCACTCTGGCCTGCTCGGAGTGCAAGGAGCGCAACTACATCACCAAGAAGAACCGTCGTAACACGCCGGATCGTCTCGAGCTGGCGAAGTACTGCCCGCGCTGCCACAAGTCGACGGCGCACCGCGAGACCCGCTGA
- the htpX gene encoding zinc metalloprotease HtpX, which yields MVHRNYHNGLKTTLLLGGMWALLLAIGALIASGTGRVVWIVVFAGIGLAQTAYSYWNSATIALRSMGAYQVAEAEQPALYAIVRELSDRAQQPMPTIWVAPTLTPNAFATGRNPNNAAVCCTEGILAILNERELRGVLGHELMHVYNRDILTTSVAAAMGGVIATVAQGLLFFGGGNRREGGAVGFIGLLALSLLAPIASMLIQFSLSRTREFDADEDGAMLTQDPLALASALRKLEITTDRRPMEDTPRTRNVAAMMIANPFRGESLERMFSTHPPMEERIARLEKIAGY from the coding sequence ATGGTGCACCGCAACTATCACAACGGTCTGAAGACGACGCTCCTGCTGGGAGGCATGTGGGCGCTGCTGCTCGCCATCGGTGCGCTCATCGCTTCGGGCACGGGCCGTGTGGTGTGGATCGTTGTGTTTGCGGGCATTGGGCTCGCGCAGACCGCGTACTCGTACTGGAACTCGGCGACGATTGCGCTGCGCTCGATGGGCGCCTATCAGGTGGCTGAGGCCGAACAGCCCGCCCTCTACGCGATCGTTCGGGAGCTGTCGGATCGTGCCCAACAGCCGATGCCGACGATCTGGGTGGCTCCGACGCTGACCCCCAATGCGTTCGCGACGGGCCGTAACCCGAACAATGCGGCCGTGTGCTGCACGGAGGGTATCCTGGCGATTCTCAACGAGCGCGAACTGCGCGGTGTGCTCGGGCATGAGCTCATGCACGTGTACAACCGCGACATCCTGACGACGTCTGTCGCCGCGGCCATGGGCGGCGTGATCGCGACGGTAGCGCAAGGCCTCCTGTTTTTTGGCGGAGGGAATCGCCGCGAGGGCGGTGCGGTGGGCTTCATCGGCTTGCTCGCGCTCAGTCTCCTGGCGCCGATCGCATCGATGCTCATCCAGTTCTCACTGTCGCGCACCCGCGAGTTCGACGCGGATGAGGATGGCGCGATGCTCACGCAGGATCCACTCGCACTCGCCTCGGCTCTCCGCAAGCTCGAGATAACGACGGATCGACGCCCGATGGAGGACACGCCGCGCACGCGCAACGTCGCGGCCATGATGATCGCGAACCCGTTCCGTGGGGAGTCTCTCGAGCGTATGTTCTCGACTCACCCCCCGATGGAGGAGCGGATCGCCCGTCTGGAGAAGATCGCGGGCTATTAG
- a CDS encoding polyprenyl synthetase family protein: MSAQTPDLHVPDLESRITPGLEVVERRLLDAVSSSRDLTDELTRHLAVAGGKRMRPLLTLVCAQLGDAERALDEQVITAATAVELTHLASLYHDDVMDSAPTRRGVPSAQHLWGNNRAILAGDILFARASLLVASLGPEMVTHHARTFERLCEGQLNETFGPTDGTDRVDFYLQVLADKTGSLVSTAASFGALLSGAGQLMADVVSDFGEKVGVAFQIADDVLDLASSGEQSGKTPGTDLREGVDTLPVLLLRRRAAAGTIDEAGARILSELTGDLSSDEALASVVEQLRRHDVLEETRLLARTWANDAVAALAPLPKGEARTALEAFANLMVDRLV; the protein is encoded by the coding sequence GTGAGCGCTCAAACACCCGACCTTCATGTTCCCGACCTCGAGTCCCGTATTACCCCGGGGCTCGAGGTCGTCGAGCGTCGTCTCCTCGACGCCGTGTCCTCGTCGCGTGATCTGACGGACGAGCTGACCCGTCACCTCGCTGTCGCCGGCGGCAAGCGGATGCGTCCGCTGTTGACGCTCGTGTGCGCGCAGCTGGGCGATGCCGAGCGAGCGCTTGACGAGCAGGTCATCACGGCGGCCACGGCCGTGGAGCTGACGCACCTGGCGTCCCTGTATCACGACGACGTCATGGACTCCGCGCCGACTCGTCGCGGCGTGCCCTCGGCTCAGCATCTGTGGGGCAACAACCGGGCGATCCTGGCCGGTGACATCCTGTTCGCCCGCGCCTCCCTCCTGGTTGCCTCCCTGGGGCCCGAGATGGTCACCCACCACGCGCGCACCTTCGAACGCCTGTGTGAGGGCCAGCTGAACGAGACCTTCGGTCCGACGGACGGCACTGATCGCGTCGACTTCTACCTGCAGGTCCTGGCGGACAAGACGGGCTCGCTCGTCTCCACCGCCGCGTCCTTCGGCGCGCTGCTGTCGGGTGCTGGCCAGCTGATGGCTGACGTGGTCAGTGACTTCGGCGAGAAGGTCGGCGTCGCCTTTCAGATCGCCGACGACGTGCTCGACCTGGCGTCTTCGGGCGAGCAGTCGGGCAAGACCCCCGGCACGGATTTGCGCGAGGGCGTCGACACGCTTCCCGTCCTCCTTCTGCGCCGCCGCGCGGCCGCCGGAACTATCGACGAGGCCGGTGCGCGCATCCTCAGCGAGCTGACGGGGGACCTGTCCTCCGACGAGGCACTCGCTTCGGTTGTCGAGCAGCTGCGTAGGCACGACGTGCTCGAGGAGACACGCCTCCTTGCGCGCACCTGGGCGAATGACGCGGTCGCTGCACTGGCACCGCTGCCCAAGGGTGAGGCCAGGACGGCGCTCGAGGCCTTCGCTAACCTGATGGTGGATCGCCTGGTCTGA
- a CDS encoding dipeptide/oligopeptide/nickel ABC transporter permease/ATP-binding protein, translating into MNQKEKLGKVTAKGARFSRIGAMSTGSKIAMGLLALIVLVSVLAPYVSPYGPDEIFDKWSAPSGAHLFGTDHVGRDIFARVLFGGRFSLLIGLCSTLIALFFGAIIGSIAAVVRKSFSEAIMRVMDIIMAVPGIAMAAVSVLVFGRTLSKSGNTFGLVIVIICSIAFVYIPQLSRIVRANVMAAYGEDYVRAVIVSGARAPWILVKHVMRNTAAPVLVFATVLVADAIILEASLTFIGSGLQATTVATWGNVLSEASSNLSVLLGKWWTAFFPGLFIMITVLCLNILSEGITDAMVAAPSSGAVAQVDKDSDREADKLLLDPRRAYAEQAESLQARLDDLESVEGKRTDRFEASFEKTPLLEVKDLCIEFERHGEVNVVDHVSFKVRPGETMGLVGESGCGKSITALTIMGLIDPKAKITGEILYQGENLLDKTTEERRALLGHELAMIYQDALSSLNPAMLIKAQMKQLTSRGGTRSAEELLELVGLDPKRTLESYPHELSGGQRQRVLIAMALTRDPKLIIADEPTTALDVTVQKQVIALLNELREKLGFAMIFVSHDLALVAEVAHHITVMYAGQVIEQAPTKELLTHPTHEYTRGLLGAVLSIESGSGRLHQVPGTVPSPRDFPKGDRFAPRSSHPDYGLDIRPVLTEVGPEHVYAALPPRGEADAQETTGKEETR; encoded by the coding sequence ATGAATCAGAAAGAAAAGCTCGGCAAGGTCACCGCGAAGGGCGCGCGTTTCTCGCGCATCGGTGCAATGTCCACCGGATCGAAGATCGCGATGGGCCTCCTTGCCCTCATCGTCCTCGTCTCGGTCCTGGCACCCTACGTTTCTCCCTACGGTCCCGATGAGATCTTCGACAAGTGGAGCGCCCCGTCCGGCGCGCACCTGTTCGGAACGGACCACGTGGGCCGCGACATCTTCGCGCGCGTCCTGTTCGGTGGTCGCTTCTCCCTGCTCATCGGCCTGTGCTCGACCCTGATCGCCCTCTTCTTCGGCGCGATTATCGGCTCGATTGCAGCCGTCGTGCGCAAGTCCTTCTCCGAAGCGATTATGCGCGTCATGGACATCATCATGGCGGTGCCAGGCATCGCCATGGCGGCAGTCTCCGTCCTGGTCTTCGGGCGCACGCTCTCCAAGTCCGGCAACACCTTCGGCCTGGTCATCGTCATCATCTGCTCGATCGCATTCGTGTATATCCCGCAGCTCTCCCGCATCGTGCGCGCGAATGTCATGGCGGCGTACGGGGAGGACTACGTCCGCGCTGTGATCGTCTCCGGTGCCCGCGCCCCGTGGATCCTCGTCAAGCACGTCATGCGTAACACGGCCGCCCCGGTCCTCGTGTTCGCCACCGTCCTGGTCGCCGACGCGATCATCCTCGAGGCCTCCCTGACCTTCATCGGTTCGGGCCTCCAGGCGACCACCGTGGCCACGTGGGGCAACGTCCTGTCCGAGGCCTCGTCGAACCTGTCGGTTCTGCTGGGCAAGTGGTGGACTGCCTTCTTCCCGGGCCTGTTCATCATGATCACCGTCCTGTGCCTGAACATCCTGTCCGAGGGCATCACGGACGCCATGGTGGCCGCCCCATCCTCGGGTGCTGTCGCTCAGGTCGACAAGGACTCCGACCGCGAGGCCGACAAGCTCCTGCTCGACCCGCGCCGCGCCTACGCCGAGCAGGCCGAGTCCCTGCAGGCTCGCCTCGACGACCTCGAGTCCGTCGAAGGCAAGCGCACCGACCGCTTCGAGGCCTCCTTCGAGAAGACCCCGCTGCTTGAGGTCAAGGATCTGTGCATCGAGTTCGAGCGCCACGGCGAGGTCAACGTGGTCGACCACGTGTCCTTCAAGGTGCGTCCGGGCGAGACAATGGGCCTCGTCGGAGAATCCGGCTGTGGCAAGTCGATCACCGCTTTGACCATCATGGGTCTCATCGACCCGAAGGCGAAGATCACGGGTGAAATTCTCTACCAGGGCGAGAACCTGCTGGACAAGACCACCGAGGAGCGCCGCGCCCTGCTCGGACACGAGCTGGCCATGATCTACCAGGACGCCCTGTCGTCCCTGAACCCCGCCATGCTGATTAAGGCGCAGATGAAGCAGCTGACCAGCCGCGGTGGCACGCGCAGCGCCGAGGAACTCCTCGAGCTCGTGGGTCTCGATCCCAAGCGCACCCTTGAGTCCTACCCGCACGAACTGTCGGGCGGACAGCGCCAGCGCGTTCTCATCGCTATGGCTTTGACCCGCGACCCGAAGCTCATTATTGCGGACGAGCCGACCACCGCCCTGGACGTGACCGTCCAGAAGCAGGTCATCGCACTGCTCAACGAGCTGCGCGAGAAGCTTGGGTTCGCCATGATCTTCGTGTCCCACGACCTGGCGCTTGTCGCCGAGGTGGCGCACCACATCACCGTCATGTACGCCGGACAGGTCATCGAGCAGGCCCCCACGAAGGAGCTGCTCACGCACCCGACCCACGAGTACACGCGCGGCCTGCTGGGTGCCGTCCTCTCGATCGAGTCCGGCTCCGGTCGTCTGCACCAGGTTCCCGGTACCGTGCCGTCGCCTCGCGACTTCCCCAAGGGCGACCGCTTTGCACCCCGATCCTCGCACCCCGATTACGGACTGGACATCCGCCCGGTTCTCACCGAGGTCGGTCCCGAGCACGTGTACGCGGCTCTGCCTCCCCGCGGCGAGGCCGACGCGCAGGAAACCACCGGTAAGGAGGAGACCCGATGA
- a CDS encoding ABC transporter permease gives MNNLLRLIGRRLVALPIMVVGVSFLVFFIMSLSPIDPAYSALGETATPEALEEYRVQHGLNDPFFVQYGRYLWNMLHGDLGTYGVGTSNHVTDLVAQALPITLQLTFLGLFFAVIIAFPLGVLAALYRDRWPDQVIRVFSVIGIGTPSFWLAALLVLGFVQKLPVSGPLPAFSEDPSGWFLRMLLPAIALAVPVVGQMTRVVRTSMVEELDRDYVRTAVGAGIPKRIVVARNVLRNALITPVTVLGLRIGYLMGGAVVIEIIFSIDGMGKAVLLKGIQENWVTLVQGGALVVAIAFIVVNIIVDMLYLLINPRIRSV, from the coding sequence GTGAATAACCTTCTGCGACTCATCGGACGACGACTGGTGGCCCTGCCGATCATGGTGGTCGGCGTGTCCTTCCTCGTCTTCTTCATCATGTCGCTGTCTCCCATCGACCCGGCCTACTCGGCACTGGGCGAGACCGCGACCCCCGAAGCTCTCGAAGAGTACCGTGTGCAGCACGGTCTCAACGACCCCTTCTTCGTTCAGTACGGCCGCTACCTGTGGAACATGCTCCACGGCGACCTCGGTACCTACGGCGTTGGTACGTCCAACCATGTGACTGACCTGGTTGCTCAGGCTCTTCCGATCACCCTGCAGCTCACCTTCCTCGGCCTGTTCTTCGCCGTGATCATCGCTTTCCCCCTCGGTGTCCTCGCCGCCCTGTACCGCGACCGCTGGCCCGACCAGGTCATCCGCGTGTTCTCGGTCATCGGCATCGGCACCCCGTCCTTCTGGCTGGCGGCGCTGCTGGTCCTCGGATTTGTTCAGAAGCTTCCGGTCTCTGGCCCGCTGCCCGCGTTCAGCGAAGATCCGAGTGGCTGGTTCCTGCGGATGCTTCTCCCTGCCATCGCGCTGGCGGTTCCCGTCGTTGGTCAGATGACCCGAGTCGTGCGTACCTCAATGGTTGAGGAACTGGACCGCGACTACGTTCGCACCGCGGTCGGCGCCGGTATCCCCAAGCGCATCGTCGTGGCCCGCAACGTGCTGCGCAACGCGCTCATCACGCCCGTGACCGTCCTCGGCCTGCGCATCGGCTACCTGATGGGTGGCGCAGTCGTCATCGAGATCATCTTCTCTATCGATGGAATGGGTAAAGCGGTCCTGCTCAAGGGGATCCAGGAGAACTGGGTGACCCTCGTGCAGGGAGGCGCGCTCGTCGTCGCGATCGCGTTCATCGTGGTCAACATCATCGTTGACATGCTCTACCTGCTCATCAATCCGCGTATTAGGTCGGTGTGA
- a CDS encoding sialidase family protein: MTDLPASRCVVAPKGAGEARIPGLVTLADGRTVLFYDERPAPASGVGSDFNGLTMASDLPNPNRIHWMVRAGDGQWGASSPLPVGGPAVSSDACVGVDGGGIMHLAFASTDGRVGYMDSRADGERLRAWWAWGSGPEDMTYADMTDELYELTGADALFATSGGTATVDGSVALPYVVRTGEETHVRVVYARAGRLVGAADALVGDGGVLLDETTLSAWGGRVVANCRLQGFEGRGSGARYLAWGDGRTWEGGCLWQLDDPGCNARMDGAFFVHPGLRDARAGGEVLRLSPPWEGSVRAEVVASFGEGDFGYSDLAFAGDEAVVVFERGRGLWETVVCL, encoded by the coding sequence ATGACTGACCTTCCTGCCTCTCGCTGTGTTGTCGCCCCGAAAGGCGCGGGCGAGGCGCGCATCCCCGGCCTCGTGACGCTCGCGGATGGGCGCACGGTTCTGTTCTATGATGAGCGCCCCGCCCCGGCCTCGGGCGTGGGATCAGACTTTAACGGGTTGACGATGGCGTCGGATCTGCCGAACCCGAATCGAATCCACTGGATGGTCCGCGCGGGCGACGGACAATGGGGGGCGTCGAGTCCGCTTCCCGTCGGCGGCCCGGCCGTGTCCTCGGATGCGTGCGTCGGTGTGGACGGCGGCGGGATCATGCACCTGGCGTTTGCGTCCACGGACGGGCGCGTGGGATATATGGACTCGCGTGCCGATGGCGAGCGCTTGCGTGCCTGGTGGGCGTGGGGGAGCGGCCCCGAGGATATGACATACGCGGATATGACGGATGAGCTGTATGAGCTCACGGGAGCGGACGCGTTGTTCGCCACGTCTGGCGGCACTGCGACCGTCGACGGTTCCGTGGCGCTGCCCTACGTCGTGCGCACCGGCGAGGAGACGCACGTGCGCGTCGTCTACGCGCGCGCTGGGCGCCTCGTTGGGGCGGCGGATGCGCTTGTCGGCGATGGGGGCGTGCTTCTCGACGAGACGACCCTCAGCGCGTGGGGCGGCCGCGTCGTCGCGAACTGCCGGCTTCAGGGCTTCGAGGGGCGCGGTTCCGGCGCGCGCTACCTCGCGTGGGGGGACGGGCGAACGTGGGAGGGCGGGTGCCTGTGGCAGCTGGACGATCCCGGCTGCAACGCGCGCATGGACGGTGCCTTCTTCGTTCATCCGGGGCTGCGCGACGCGCGGGCCGGTGGCGAAGTCCTGCGTCTTAGCCCGCCGTGGGAGGGCTCGGTCCGTGCAGAGGTTGTCGCGTCCTTTGGGGAAGGGGACTTCGGATACAGCGACCTGGCCTTCGCGGGGGACGAGGCAGTGGTGGTCTTCGAAAGGGGCCGTGGCCTCTGGGAGACCGTGGTCTGCCTGTAA
- a CDS encoding FAD-dependent oxidoreductase, which yields MAPLNVAVIGAGPAGIYASDILSKSGLEVNIDLFERLPAPYGLVRYGVAPDHPRIKQIIVALYKILQRGDIRLLGNVEVGRDVTIDDLRDHYDAIIIATGADRDHPLDIPGVNLPESYGAADFVSWYDGNPDYPRTWPLKAREVAVLGVGNVALDVSRVLAKHAEDMLKTEVPANVAEALAENPITDVHVFGRRGPAQVKFTPLELRELGKVPDVDVIASEEDFDFDEGSEEALRASNQQRQVVKTLTSYAMADPEEHTASRRIHIHLFQSPVEIVADEDGHVKALRTERTALNGDGSVSGTGVITTWPVQAVYRAVGYYSSPIPGLPFDKRAGVVPNVEGRVIEGETTKDESAPVIPGVYATGWIKRGPVGLIGSTKSDAQQTISHLVEDASEGRLHANSVEVGHEAMVALLESRGVEFTTWEGWELLDAYEQALGEDYGELPGGRGRRERIKVVSRRAMTDISRGAQVDPHSVDHIGDMGEMGVPTAPERFEDYTGPGRRN from the coding sequence TTGGCACCGCTCAACGTCGCCGTCATTGGCGCTGGTCCCGCTGGCATTTACGCGTCGGATATCCTGTCCAAGTCGGGGCTCGAGGTGAATATCGACCTGTTTGAGCGTCTTCCCGCGCCCTACGGTCTCGTGCGCTACGGCGTCGCGCCGGATCATCCGCGGATCAAGCAGATCATCGTTGCGCTGTACAAGATCCTGCAGCGCGGAGACATCCGCCTGCTCGGTAACGTTGAGGTTGGCCGCGACGTGACGATCGACGACCTGCGCGACCACTACGACGCGATCATCATCGCGACGGGCGCGGATCGCGATCACCCTCTCGATATCCCGGGCGTGAACCTGCCCGAGTCCTACGGCGCCGCTGACTTCGTGTCCTGGTACGACGGTAACCCGGACTACCCGCGCACGTGGCCGCTGAAGGCGCGCGAGGTCGCGGTCCTGGGCGTCGGCAACGTGGCGCTGGACGTGTCGCGTGTCCTGGCCAAGCACGCCGAGGACATGCTCAAGACCGAGGTGCCGGCCAACGTGGCCGAGGCCCTCGCGGAGAACCCGATCACCGACGTGCACGTGTTCGGTCGTCGTGGCCCGGCGCAGGTGAAGTTCACGCCCCTGGAGCTGCGAGAGCTGGGCAAGGTGCCGGACGTGGACGTCATCGCCTCCGAGGAAGACTTCGATTTTGACGAGGGTTCGGAGGAGGCGCTGCGCGCGTCGAACCAGCAGCGTCAGGTCGTCAAGACGCTGACGAGCTACGCGATGGCGGACCCGGAGGAGCACACGGCCTCGCGCCGCATCCACATTCACCTGTTCCAGTCGCCGGTCGAGATCGTCGCGGATGAGGACGGCCACGTGAAGGCCCTGCGCACCGAGCGTACCGCCCTCAACGGCGATGGGAGCGTGTCGGGTACGGGCGTCATCACGACGTGGCCCGTGCAGGCCGTCTACCGCGCGGTGGGCTACTACTCCTCGCCGATCCCGGGTCTGCCCTTCGATAAGCGGGCAGGCGTCGTGCCCAACGTTGAGGGCCGCGTCATCGAGGGCGAGACCACCAAGGACGAGTCCGCCCCAGTCATTCCCGGCGTGTACGCGACCGGCTGGATCAAGCGCGGCCCCGTCGGCCTCATTGGCTCCACGAAGTCGGACGCCCAGCAGACCATCTCCCACCTCGTGGAGGATGCTTCCGAGGGGCGCCTGCACGCGAACTCCGTAGAGGTGGGCCACGAGGCCATGGTGGCACTCCTGGAGTCCCGTGGCGTCGAGTTCACGACCTGGGAGGGCTGGGAGCTCCTCGACGCCTACGAGCAGGCTCTGGGCGAGGACTACGGCGAGCTTCCGGGCGGCCGCGGCAGGCGTGAGCGCATCAAGGTCGTCTCGCGTCGCGCGATGACGGATATTTCGCGTGGCGCTCAGGTGGATCCGCACAGCGTGGACCACATCGGCGATATGGGCGAGATGGGTGTTCCCACCGCTCCCGAGCGCTTCGAAGACTACACGGGCCCGGGCCGTCGCAACTGA
- a CDS encoding YajQ family cyclic di-GMP-binding protein, whose amino-acid sequence MADSSFDVVSKLDRQEVDNAVNQTAKEIANRYDFRGVDAAISLSGDTIAMEANSASRVLAILDVLQSKLIRRGLSLKVLDYKDREPKASGKLFKLACPLKEGIPQDTAKKISRLIREEGPKGVKAQIQGDELRVSSKSRDDLQAVITLLKGPKGEELDVALQFVNYR is encoded by the coding sequence ATGGCAGACTCCTCTTTCGACGTCGTCTCCAAACTCGACCGCCAGGAGGTCGACAACGCTGTCAACCAGACCGCCAAGGAGATCGCCAACCGCTACGACTTCCGCGGCGTGGACGCCGCCATCTCCCTCAGCGGCGATACGATCGCGATGGAGGCGAACTCCGCTTCCCGCGTCCTAGCAATCCTCGATGTGCTGCAGTCCAAACTGATTCGCCGCGGCCTGTCCCTGAAGGTTCTGGACTACAAGGACCGCGAACCCAAGGCCTCGGGCAAGCTTTTCAAGCTCGCCTGCCCCCTCAAGGAAGGCATCCCGCAGGACACCGCGAAGAAGATCTCGAGGCTCATCCGAGAGGAAGGCCCCAAGGGCGTCAAAGCCCAGATTCAGGGTGACGAACTTCGCGTTTCTTCGAAGTCCCGCGACGACCTGCAGGCCGTCATCACCCTTCTCAAAGGTCCCAAGGGCGAGGAGCTGGACGTCGCACTCCAGTTCGTGAACTACCGCTAA